One genomic region from Amia ocellicauda isolate fAmiCal2 chromosome 4, fAmiCal2.hap1, whole genome shotgun sequence encodes:
- the rbpjl gene encoding recombining binding protein suppressor of hairless-like protein produces MEDKTHGLRHLTLRHQAEEHTGSGSHEALQPADLYTPALTHLGALLHDGPRRAGWDRPGLDQSGVTRDSVRQYLQFHPDQTVLILHAKVAQKSYGNEKRFFCPPPCVYLSGQGWKLKQEQLRASGLGDSSCRICGYMGLDNAGEAQLDTLKLNFEEQPDSKRFGCAKALYISDSDKRKHFRLVLKLFFSNGQEIGTFYSRLIKVISKPSQKKQSMKNADLCISSGSKVSLFNRLRSQTVSTRYLSVEAGAFVASARQWAAFTVTLVEEQRAGQGEYPVREGYVCYGCAVQLVCTTTGVALPPMVIRKVNKQYAILDVDEPVSQLHKCAFQLKDSNRMYLCLSNEKIIQFQASGCPREPNKELLNDGSCWTIIGTETVEYTFSESLSCVQASVTPIPLVSSLELNGGGDVAMLEVQGESFTPNLKIWFGDVEAETMYRSPRSLLCVVPDVSVFSGEWRWRRRPIAVPLSLVRSDGLLYRSSFSFTYTPEQSPLAWPRVPPECPPDSDSLIDTIHQEFTRTNFHLFMQS; encoded by the exons ATGGAGGACAAAACACATGGGCTGAGACACCTGACCTTGCGGCACCAGGCTGAGGAGCACACAGGGAGTGGCAGCCATG AGGCTCTCCAGCCCGCTGACCTGTACACACCTGCGCTCACTCACCTGGGCGCGCTGCTGCACGACGGGCCGCGCCGGGCCGGCTGGGACAG GCCAGGGCTGGACCAGTCTGGGGTGACTCGGGATTCAGTGCGGCAGTACCTCCAGTTCCACCCTGACCAGACCGTGCTCATCCTACATGCCAAGGTGGCCCAGAAATCCTATGGCAATGAGAAGCG GTTCTTCTGTCCACCCCCATGTGTCTACCTCAGCGGGCAGGGCTGGAAACTCAAGCAAGAGCAGCTGAGAG CCAGTGGCCTGGGCGACTCGAGCTGCAGGATTTGTGGCTACATGGGTTTGGACAATGCAGGGGAAGCCCAGCTGGACACGCTGAAGCTGAACTTCGAGGAGCAGCCTGATTCCAAG AGGTTTGGCTGTGCAAAGGCTCTGTACATCTCTGATTCCGACAAAAGAAAACACTTCCGGCTTGTCCTGAAGCTTTTCTTCAGCAATGGGCAGGAGATAGGCACGTTCTACAGCAGGCTGATCAAAGTCATCTCAAAGCCGTCCCAGAAGAAGCAGTCGATGAAGAATGCAGACT TGTGTATCTCCTCGGGGTCGAAGGTGTCTCTGTTTAACCGGCTACGCTCCCAGACTGTCAGCACGCGTTACCTTTCCGTGGAGGCCGGAGCTTTTGTGGCCAGTGCCCGGCAGTGGGCGGCCTTCACCGTCACCCTGG tggAGGAGCAACGGGCCGGGCAGGGCGAGTACCCAGTGCGCGAGGGTTACGTCTGCTACGGCTGCGCAGTCCAGCTGGTGTGCACTACCACTGGGGTGGCACTCCCCCCCATG GTGATCCGCAAGGTGAACAAGCAGTATGCCATTCTGGACGTGGACGAGCCAGTCTCCCAGCTGCACAAGTGTGCTTTCCAGCTCAAGGACAGCAATAGGATGTACCTGTGTCTGTCCAATGAGAAAATCATCCAGTTCCAG GCCTCTGGCTGCCCCAGGGAGCCCAACAAAGAGCTGCTGAATGACGGATCGTGCTGGACCATCATCGGCACGGAGACAGTGGAGTACACCTTCAGCGAGAGCCTGTCCTGTGTGCAGGCCTCCGTCACCCCCATCCCCCTCGTCAGCTCTCTGGAG CTCAATGGAGGCGGGGACGTGGCCATGCTGGAGGTACAGGGGGAAAGCTTCACCCCAAACCTGAAGATCTGGTTTGGAGATGTGGAAGCAGAGACCATGTACAG GAGCCCCAGGTCGCTGCTGTGCGTGGTCCCAGACGTGTCAGTGTTCAGCGGCGAGTGGCGGTGGCGGCGCCGGCCGATCGCAGTGCCGCTGTCCCTGGTGCGCAGCGACGGACTGCTCTACCGCAGCTCCTTCTCCTTCACCTACACCCCCGAGCAGAGCCCGCTGGCTTGGCCCCGTGTGCCCCCCGAGTGCCCCCCCGACTCAGACTCCCTGATCGATACCATTCACCAGGAGTTCACGCGCACCAACTTCCACCTCTTCATGCAGAGCTGA